In Candidatus Nitronauta litoralis, one DNA window encodes the following:
- the dinB gene encoding DNA polymerase IV, with protein sequence MNQNNFTAHRKKFPGTGRKVAVGGVQGSRQILHVDLDAFFASVEQMRDPSLKGKPVIVGGDPNGRGVVAAASYEARKFGVHSAMPVARAKRLCPDAIFVRGSHGLYSEISKQFFEILETYSPLVESMSLDEGYIDLTGCERLHGGPAEKTAARIRHQVEDELGICASIGMGTNKLIAKIASGMAKPNGFLRVPPGQERNFLKRLPIKRIPGIGPKGEEQLRRLGIKTVGQLTMLPLDELERSFGEWGTRLYYRSRGQCDSPVRAREEAAKSISRETTLEEDSLDRPYLNAMLSYLTEKTAAQLREEGLYARTVTLKLRFYDFKTITRSRTLSEASCEDHILFESISKLFTLAAMDRIPVRLVGVSLSGLTTDRQKQLDLFHPTAPERWGRLYKGIDRLRTKYGFETILRANSVLRGRRTGNNAG encoded by the coding sequence ATGAACCAGAATAATTTCACAGCGCATCGCAAAAAGTTCCCTGGCACTGGCCGTAAGGTTGCAGTGGGTGGAGTACAGGGTTCCCGCCAGATATTGCATGTCGATCTCGATGCCTTCTTCGCGTCGGTGGAGCAGATGCGCGATCCATCGCTCAAGGGCAAGCCGGTGATCGTCGGTGGAGACCCCAACGGGCGCGGTGTGGTTGCAGCAGCATCTTACGAAGCGCGCAAGTTCGGTGTGCATTCTGCAATGCCCGTAGCGCGCGCCAAACGTTTGTGTCCCGATGCCATATTCGTGCGCGGATCGCACGGACTCTACAGCGAAATATCAAAACAGTTTTTTGAAATTCTGGAAACGTATTCACCGCTGGTCGAATCGATGTCGCTCGACGAGGGGTATATCGACCTCACCGGGTGTGAGCGCCTGCACGGCGGTCCGGCAGAGAAGACCGCGGCACGTATCCGCCATCAGGTTGAAGACGAACTCGGTATCTGTGCCTCCATCGGCATGGGCACCAACAAACTGATCGCCAAGATCGCGTCCGGTATGGCAAAGCCCAACGGTTTCCTGCGCGTGCCGCCCGGTCAGGAACGCAACTTCCTCAAGCGACTGCCGATCAAGCGCATTCCTGGTATCGGCCCCAAAGGCGAAGAACAGTTACGCCGCCTGGGGATCAAGACAGTCGGGCAACTCACCATGCTGCCGCTCGATGAACTGGAGAGGAGTTTCGGCGAGTGGGGCACACGGCTCTATTATCGTTCACGCGGACAATGTGACTCACCCGTGCGCGCGCGGGAAGAAGCAGCGAAGTCCATCAGCCGGGAGACCACGCTGGAAGAGGATTCGCTCGACCGTCCATATCTGAACGCAATGCTGAGTTACCTCACCGAAAAAACCGCTGCGCAATTGCGCGAAGAGGGTTTGTATGCGCGCACCGTTACGCTGAAACTCAGGTTCTACGATTTCAAAACCATCACGCGTTCGCGTACTTTGTCCGAAGCGTCCTGCGAAGATCATATTCTGTTTGAAAGCATCAGCAAACTGTTCACACTTGCCGCCATGGATCGCATACCCGTGCGGCTGGTCGGCGTGTCGCTGAGCGGACTCACCACGGACCGGCAGAAACAGCTCGACCTGTTCCACCCGACAGCGCCGGAGCGGTGGGGTCGGTTGTATAAAGGCATCGACCGCCTGCGCACCAAGTACGGATTCGAAACCATCCTCCGCGCCAACAGTGTCCTCCGCGGACGGCGAACAGGAAACAATGCTGGATAA
- the creC gene encoding two-component system sensor histidine kinase CreC — protein MKYSSKIFVSIILVLGLGFWGYGYWLMKEIRSQYAQSMEDSLVDFSNVLASYLSAQSNNGKLYFKDFGEAFRNFRKLEFNAKIHGVFKDSSPIHAYVTDEKGIVVFDSRDPNNVGQDYSKWNDVYLTLRGEYGARSTRMDSKDPLSSVYFIAAPIVHSGKIIGVVSVIKPEQSLQKFISQGREKFFSIGLLVVLAASTVAVLFSYWLTRPIRSLLKYAREITGGGKARPPKTGSHEFDNLGQAFDEMRISLEGKKSVENFVQHLTHELKSPLTAIQGAAELLQDDMPADKRNLFVSNIETETKRARRLLDELLSVAELESRSSLKDIERFSVSQMLREITKSFSALIEKKGLQLDISIKGSNHFIKGERLLIHQTLSNLLINAIDFSPEKGTIFIEIDSDDRHIKISIRDQGPGIPEYARERIFEKFFSLERPGTGKKSSGLGLSFVEEALSLHSGTIRLIPTPSGTHFQITIPHS, from the coding sequence GTGAAATATTCGTCCAAAATTTTTGTCAGCATCATTCTAGTGCTGGGCCTTGGTTTCTGGGGCTACGGATATTGGCTGATGAAGGAAATCCGCAGTCAATATGCGCAGAGTATGGAAGACTCGCTGGTTGATTTCTCCAATGTTCTGGCCTCTTACCTGTCAGCGCAATCCAATAATGGGAAACTTTATTTTAAGGATTTTGGCGAAGCCTTTCGCAATTTCAGGAAGCTTGAATTCAACGCCAAAATACACGGCGTTTTTAAAGACAGCAGTCCCATCCACGCATACGTCACCGATGAAAAAGGAATCGTGGTTTTTGATTCGCGAGATCCCAATAACGTTGGCCAGGATTATTCCAAATGGAATGATGTTTATCTGACGTTAAGAGGAGAGTATGGTGCACGGTCAACACGGATGGACTCTAAAGACCCGTTGTCTTCTGTATATTTTATTGCCGCCCCCATCGTGCATAGCGGAAAAATCATCGGAGTAGTATCCGTCATCAAACCGGAACAAAGCCTGCAGAAGTTTATTTCGCAGGGGCGGGAGAAGTTTTTTTCGATAGGGCTGCTGGTGGTGCTTGCGGCTTCAACGGTTGCCGTTCTGTTTTCCTATTGGCTGACACGGCCTATCCGATCGTTGTTGAAGTACGCCAGAGAGATTACTGGTGGCGGAAAAGCCCGGCCACCTAAAACTGGTTCGCATGAATTTGATAACCTCGGCCAGGCCTTCGATGAAATGAGAATTTCATTGGAAGGTAAAAAATCGGTTGAGAATTTTGTGCAGCACCTCACGCATGAACTGAAAAGTCCGCTGACTGCCATTCAAGGTGCCGCCGAGCTGTTGCAGGACGACATGCCTGCTGACAAACGAAATCTGTTTGTCTCCAATATTGAGACGGAAACCAAACGAGCCCGCAGGCTGTTGGATGAATTGCTTTCCGTAGCTGAACTCGAAAGCCGCAGTTCACTTAAAGATATAGAGCGCTTTTCTGTGTCCCAGATGCTACGGGAAATAACAAAATCCTTTTCTGCTTTGATCGAGAAAAAAGGTCTCCAGCTTGATATTTCTATAAAGGGTTCCAACCATTTTATTAAAGGGGAACGGTTGTTGATTCATCAGACCCTCAGCAATCTGTTGATCAACGCCATTGATTTTTCACCGGAAAAGGGAACCATTTTTATTGAGATAGACAGCGATGACCGACATATTAAAATTTCAATTCGGGACCAGGGACCCGGGATTCCCGAATACGCCCGGGAACGAATTTTCGAGAAATTTTTTTCGCTGGAACGACCCGGGACTGGCAAAAAAAGTTCCGGCCTGGGTCTCAGTTTTGTAGAGGAAGCCCTGTCCCTGCACTCTGGCACCATCAGGTTAATCCCCACTCCAAGCGGAACCCACTTCCAGATCACAATTCCCCACTCTTAG
- the creD gene encoding cell envelope integrity protein CreD, with protein MSDVKKKFFANSIWIKIWLIVFICLILLIPVGQVEDLIHERHHYSNQAKDEVTRKWSRKQSTGKVVLSVPIIQTRTRLDKEGKSETYDHHNYVHFLPDTLLITADTQSHVKKRGLYTIPLYETRLVLEGGFSNLEQYTQDLKNTKILWKKAELNLGVDEVRGLKEVEVQWNGNKLDRTIGNMASGVCGSAIRSKIPGTSDFVKEKGGKFHITVGLKGSDALEFLPFGGTTKVNMVSNWPDPSFDGSFLPDSSAISKNGFQAEWSVLGLNRNLPKSFSGRRSLKNLQKESRFGVRFLMPLQNYQLNTRSVKYSFLFVALTFATMFFIEILYGLKFHPMHYTITGTGLCLFYLLLISVSEHIGFALAYAGASGATILTIFLYVLGVTHAKKGAFIVLMQLSVLYGFLFVLLKQEDLALVVGSVGLWFVLAFIMYVTRHIDWFNIQLPESGKPDRNLAAG; from the coding sequence ATGAGTGACGTGAAGAAAAAATTTTTTGCTAACAGCATCTGGATTAAAATCTGGCTGATCGTTTTTATTTGTTTGATCCTGCTCATTCCTGTAGGGCAGGTGGAAGATTTGATTCATGAGCGACATCATTACAGCAATCAGGCCAAAGATGAGGTGACCAGAAAATGGTCGCGCAAGCAAAGCACCGGCAAGGTCGTCTTGTCTGTACCCATTATTCAGACACGCACCAGACTGGACAAGGAAGGGAAAAGCGAGACTTATGACCATCATAACTACGTTCATTTTTTACCGGACACGCTCCTGATCACAGCGGATACCCAGAGCCACGTTAAAAAACGCGGACTCTACACCATTCCCCTTTACGAAACCCGACTCGTGTTGGAAGGCGGGTTTTCCAATCTCGAACAGTACACGCAGGATCTCAAGAACACAAAGATACTCTGGAAGAAGGCAGAGTTAAATCTTGGTGTGGACGAGGTGCGAGGTCTGAAAGAAGTTGAGGTGCAATGGAATGGCAACAAACTGGACCGGACGATCGGCAATATGGCTTCCGGTGTTTGCGGAAGCGCGATTCGATCCAAAATCCCCGGCACATCCGATTTTGTAAAAGAAAAAGGAGGGAAGTTTCATATCACGGTTGGTTTGAAAGGCAGCGACGCGTTGGAGTTCTTACCTTTCGGTGGGACAACAAAAGTGAATATGGTGTCCAACTGGCCGGACCCCAGTTTCGATGGTTCTTTTTTACCGGACAGCTCGGCTATCAGTAAAAACGGATTTCAAGCGGAATGGAGTGTATTGGGACTGAACCGAAACCTCCCTAAATCCTTCAGCGGCAGGCGTTCCTTGAAAAACCTTCAAAAGGAAAGTCGCTTCGGTGTGCGTTTCCTGATGCCCCTGCAAAATTATCAGTTGAACACCCGGTCGGTGAAATATTCCTTCCTGTTCGTTGCCTTAACGTTCGCCACCATGTTCTTCATTGAAATTTTATACGGCCTTAAATTCCATCCCATGCACTACACCATCACCGGCACCGGACTCTGCCTGTTTTACCTTTTACTGATTTCGGTATCCGAGCACATAGGTTTTGCCTTGGCGTATGCGGGTGCATCGGGCGCAACCATCCTGACCATTTTCCTTTATGTACTGGGTGTGACCCATGCGAAAAAAGGAGCGTTCATCGTTCTGATGCAATTGTCCGTTCTCTACGGTTTCCTTTTTGTGCTGCTCAAGCAGGAAGATTTAGCATTGGTGGTGGGCTCGGTTGGCCTGTGGTTTGTCCTGGCTTTCATCATGTATGTCACCCGGCATATCGACTGGTTCAACATTCAGTTGCCGGAATCCGGAAAACCTGACCGAAACCTTGCTGCCGGATAA
- a CDS encoding porin family protein, which yields MKKYVPYIVAIFLCFSLASESWGARRNGNPFYVSAAGALVIPQDSELTSGNGATNTALQAAEAESELSTGLGVNAAIGLFFKRRFRVEFEYAYKSADIDQVNLTLPAGNTVVPSQGDMSINTFMANAAFDFRNSSRISPYLGAGLGVGLVDFQNPTFTTGGVTIPSSTDNDMGFAYQLFGGVNYWINPQVVGFLGYKYMSVSDPTIGMVTPSIDTHNFELGIRYYFSRP from the coding sequence ATGAAAAAATACGTCCCTTATATTGTTGCCATTTTTCTTTGTTTCAGCCTGGCCTCGGAAAGCTGGGGTGCACGGCGCAATGGAAATCCGTTTTACGTTTCCGCTGCGGGGGCCCTTGTTATCCCACAGGACTCCGAGCTGACATCCGGTAATGGCGCGACCAACACCGCACTGCAGGCAGCAGAGGCCGAATCGGAGTTATCCACTGGGCTTGGCGTCAATGCGGCGATTGGTTTGTTCTTCAAAAGGCGTTTCCGGGTTGAATTTGAGTACGCGTACAAATCGGCTGACATTGATCAGGTCAACCTGACTCTCCCGGCAGGGAATACGGTCGTCCCTTCTCAAGGCGATATGAGCATCAATACGTTTATGGCAAATGCCGCATTCGATTTCAGAAATTCGAGTCGCATTTCACCTTACCTGGGTGCTGGATTAGGAGTTGGACTGGTGGATTTTCAAAACCCGACCTTTACCACCGGCGGTGTAACCATTCCCAGTAGCACAGACAATGATATGGGTTTCGCCTATCAATTATTCGGGGGGGTCAATTACTGGATCAACCCGCAGGTGGTCGGATTCCTGGGCTACAAATATATGAGTGTCAGCGATCCCACAATCGGCATGGTCACGCCCTCCATCGACACACATAACTTTGAACTGGGCATCCGTTACTATTTCAGCAGACCCTGA
- a CDS encoding formylglycine-generating enzyme family protein, whose product MKILFTRYLMLLVLAFALATSGCAEPPPQGMVLVPAGYFSMGSDEKDTEGHALSMGLSKPWYADESPQRRFHLDDFFIDRYEVTNKQFYIFSQATDHPPPPTWSGMRYPEGQDDFPVHGVSYFDAASYAEWAGKRLPTEAEWEKAARGENPITYPWGDMFDGNRANLSLSPRSKTGRGLMPVGSFPEGASPYGVEDMIGNVWEWVNDYYRSYPRSTYESKYFDGKHVVVRGMSYLGVGHFPKKEYTKVVALKARAAYREKLNPSAKRLDVGFRCAKDRKNFYETYFGG is encoded by the coding sequence ATGAAAATCCTTTTTACCCGATATTTGATGCTGCTTGTACTCGCGTTCGCGCTTGCCACGAGCGGTTGTGCCGAGCCTCCGCCGCAGGGAATGGTCCTGGTGCCTGCCGGTTATTTCAGCATGGGCAGTGATGAGAAAGACACCGAGGGCCACGCGCTTTCGATGGGACTCAGCAAACCCTGGTACGCTGATGAGTCGCCGCAACGGCGGTTTCACCTCGATGATTTTTTTATCGACCGGTACGAGGTCACCAATAAACAGTTTTACATATTCAGTCAGGCAACCGACCATCCACCGCCTCCAACCTGGTCGGGAATGCGTTATCCCGAGGGACAAGATGACTTCCCCGTGCATGGGGTCAGTTACTTCGATGCCGCATCGTATGCCGAGTGGGCGGGCAAGCGTTTACCAACTGAAGCCGAATGGGAAAAAGCGGCGCGCGGCGAAAACCCGATCACGTACCCGTGGGGCGATATGTTCGATGGCAACAGGGCCAACCTCAGCTTATCGCCACGAAGTAAAACCGGGCGCGGACTGATGCCGGTGGGTTCATTTCCGGAAGGAGCCAGTCCCTATGGCGTCGAGGATATGATCGGCAATGTGTGGGAGTGGGTGAACGATTATTACCGTTCTTATCCCAGGAGCACGTATGAATCCAAATATTTTGATGGCAAACATGTCGTAGTGCGCGGCATGTCGTATCTGGGAGTCGGGCATTTCCCGAAGAAAGAATACACGAAGGTGGTGGCGCTAAAGGCGCGGGCAGCTTATCGCGAGAAACTCAATCCCTCTGCAAAAAGGCTGGACGTGGGCTTCCGTTGCGCAAAAGACCGGAAAAATTTTTACGAAACCTATTTTGGTGGTTGA
- a CDS encoding acyl-[ACP]--phospholipid O-acyltransferase translates to MAESQYRLFKTRRFTPLFLTQFLGAFNDNLFKNALVILITYQAAEKAGYNPQILVTAAAGIFIFPFFLFSATAGQLADRYDKASLIRIIKLVEIFLMVGASIGFIWGNIWFLLTILFLMGTQSSFFGPLKYAILPHHLEDSELIGGNALIEAGTFISILTGTILGALLIRADGGVTWVSSFIISVSLAGWAASLKIPSTTPAVPNLTIEPNIFKQTWVMMKESHQKQDIFLSIMGISWFWLIGATFLSQFPNYAKFIIGGNEQVVTLFLTLFSVGIGVGSLFCNRLLKGQVSATFAPIGALGMTIFMVDLFFASQAEFIKPATGFIGASEFLSTFPAWRILFDLFAISACGGIYIVPLYAILQARSEVTHRARTIAANNIMNALFMVVAAIATVIMLAQGFSVPQVFLVAATMNAFVAVYICKLLPHALIQSLARSVLFFLYRVEVKGLHHYEEAGDRRVIIANHLSFLDVLLIAAWIPDKLTFAINTHIAKLWWIKPFLSLAETLSLDPTNPLATRTLIDRVKKGHRLVIFPEGRLTVTGSLMKVYEGPGMIADKSDANLVPVRLEGAQFTPFTRLRGKVRVRWFPRITVTFLPPVKFNLPDEIKGRKRRRLAGEHLYTLMTDMLFQSGPYRQTLYQALLDAKTMQGSGHTVVEDQDFQPLTYFKLLVRSSVLGKVFANNSEPGERVGLLLPNSLGLLISFFGLQAYGRVPAMLNFSTGARNVAIACKTACIKTVYTSRRFIQMGKLETMVEAIEKEGVTLCYLEDLRPTISLWQKLSGVFNAIFAETFYQNRVKGRNPDDPAVVLFTSGSEGTPKGVVLSHANILANRLQVGAILDFGPTDVMLNVLPMFHSFGLTVGTLLPILSGIRTFLYPTPLHYRIIPEVGYNINATILLGTDTFLSGYAKFANPYDFYNLRYVFAGAEKLKEETRQTWQTKFGIRILEGYGATETAPVLALNTPMHHLPGSVGRLVPGMQHRIEPVTGIDEGGKLWVSGPNVMSGYLRAEKPGILEPPEDKWYDTGDIVTLDDTGFITIKGRAKRFAKVGGEMVSLTAVETFIADLWPGAHHAVVSLPDPKKGEQLVLVTDYQEASRDAIQRYAKDQGIGEINLPKAIKVVDTVPVLGTGKTDYVGIKAMVENRNL, encoded by the coding sequence ATGGCTGAATCTCAATACAGGCTTTTCAAAACCAGGAGATTCACGCCCCTCTTTCTCACCCAATTTCTGGGAGCGTTCAACGACAATCTTTTCAAGAACGCACTCGTCATTCTCATCACCTACCAGGCTGCGGAAAAAGCCGGTTACAACCCGCAAATTCTGGTAACCGCCGCAGCGGGAATATTTATCTTCCCCTTCTTCCTGTTTTCAGCGACAGCAGGTCAATTAGCGGACCGCTACGACAAAGCCAGTCTCATTCGCATCATCAAGCTGGTCGAAATCTTTTTGATGGTCGGAGCCTCCATCGGATTCATCTGGGGTAACATCTGGTTCCTGCTGACAATCCTGTTTTTAATGGGCACCCAGAGTTCATTTTTTGGGCCATTGAAGTACGCCATTCTGCCGCATCATCTGGAGGACAGTGAATTAATCGGGGGCAATGCGCTCATCGAAGCGGGAACATTTATTTCCATTCTCACCGGTACTATTCTCGGAGCTCTTTTAATAAGGGCCGACGGAGGGGTGACCTGGGTATCCTCATTCATCATTTCAGTTTCTCTGGCTGGATGGGCCGCCAGCCTGAAGATCCCTTCAACTACGCCCGCGGTACCGAACCTCACCATTGAACCCAATATTTTCAAACAAACCTGGGTCATGATGAAGGAGTCGCACCAGAAGCAGGACATCTTCCTGTCCATTATGGGCATTTCCTGGTTCTGGCTCATTGGGGCCACCTTCCTGTCCCAGTTTCCCAACTACGCAAAATTCATCATTGGTGGAAACGAACAGGTGGTCACTCTTTTCCTCACCCTGTTCTCCGTGGGCATTGGTGTCGGTTCCCTGTTTTGCAACCGTCTTTTAAAAGGGCAGGTCTCGGCCACGTTCGCACCCATCGGTGCGCTGGGAATGACGATATTCATGGTCGACCTGTTTTTTGCCAGCCAGGCGGAGTTCATCAAACCGGCCACGGGCTTCATCGGCGCGTCGGAATTTTTATCTACATTTCCGGCCTGGCGGATTCTGTTCGACCTCTTCGCCATCTCGGCCTGTGGCGGTATTTATATCGTCCCGCTCTACGCTATTTTACAGGCTCGCTCCGAGGTCACTCACCGAGCCCGCACCATCGCTGCCAATAACATCATGAACGCCCTGTTCATGGTCGTCGCCGCTATCGCCACAGTTATTATGCTGGCACAGGGGTTTTCCGTTCCCCAGGTGTTTCTGGTGGCCGCCACTATGAACGCATTTGTCGCGGTCTATATCTGTAAGTTATTGCCCCATGCTCTTATCCAATCCCTCGCCCGCAGTGTCCTCTTTTTTCTGTATCGGGTAGAAGTCAAAGGACTACACCATTATGAAGAGGCAGGGGACCGCCGCGTAATCATCGCCAACCACCTCTCGTTTCTCGATGTCCTGCTCATTGCCGCCTGGATACCGGACAAACTCACTTTCGCCATCAACACTCACATCGCAAAACTCTGGTGGATCAAACCCTTTTTGTCCCTGGCGGAAACGCTGTCACTCGACCCGACCAATCCCCTGGCCACCCGCACCCTGATCGATCGCGTCAAGAAAGGTCACCGCCTCGTTATTTTCCCCGAAGGTCGGCTCACAGTCACCGGTTCCCTCATGAAGGTTTATGAAGGACCAGGGATGATCGCGGATAAATCAGATGCCAACCTCGTCCCGGTTCGCCTGGAAGGGGCGCAGTTCACCCCGTTTACACGCCTCAGGGGAAAGGTTCGCGTACGCTGGTTTCCACGCATAACGGTGACGTTTCTTCCACCGGTAAAATTTAATCTTCCGGATGAAATCAAAGGGCGAAAACGTCGCAGACTCGCTGGCGAACATTTGTACACCTTGATGACCGACATGCTGTTTCAAAGCGGACCGTACCGGCAGACTTTGTACCAGGCTTTGCTCGACGCTAAAACAATGCAGGGCAGTGGTCATACAGTGGTGGAGGATCAGGATTTTCAACCGCTGACTTATTTCAAACTGCTGGTGCGCTCCTCAGTATTGGGAAAGGTCTTTGCGAACAACTCGGAACCGGGCGAGCGAGTCGGTTTACTGCTCCCCAATTCGCTGGGACTGTTAATCAGCTTTTTTGGATTGCAGGCTTATGGTCGTGTTCCGGCGATGCTCAACTTTTCTACAGGTGCGCGCAATGTGGCGATCGCCTGCAAAACCGCCTGCATTAAAACGGTGTACACCTCTCGCCGATTTATTCAGATGGGAAAACTGGAAACCATGGTCGAAGCCATCGAAAAGGAGGGCGTCACCCTTTGTTATCTTGAAGACCTTCGCCCCACCATTTCCCTTTGGCAAAAATTGTCGGGCGTATTCAATGCCATCTTTGCGGAAACGTTTTATCAAAACAGGGTAAAGGGGCGGAATCCCGATGACCCGGCGGTAGTCCTGTTCACCTCCGGTTCCGAAGGAACTCCCAAAGGGGTTGTTCTCTCGCACGCAAATATATTGGCCAACCGACTGCAGGTCGGTGCGATTTTAGATTTTGGTCCAACCGATGTGATGTTGAATGTTCTCCCCATGTTTCACTCGTTTGGACTCACCGTGGGAACCTTACTCCCCATACTCTCAGGCATTAGAACCTTTTTGTACCCGACTCCCCTGCATTACCGGATCATCCCGGAGGTCGGTTACAACATCAACGCCACCATACTGCTGGGAACCGACACCTTTCTTTCCGGCTATGCAAAATTTGCCAATCCCTATGACTTCTACAACCTGCGTTATGTTTTTGCAGGCGCGGAAAAATTAAAGGAAGAAACCCGCCAGACCTGGCAGACCAAGTTCGGTATCCGAATTTTGGAAGGCTACGGTGCCACAGAAACTGCGCCGGTACTGGCACTCAATACACCCATGCATCACTTGCCCGGTTCCGTCGGAAGATTGGTACCCGGTATGCAACACCGCATCGAACCGGTTACCGGCATCGATGAAGGTGGCAAGCTGTGGGTCTCCGGACCCAATGTGATGTCGGGTTACCTGCGTGCAGAAAAACCGGGAATTTTAGAACCACCGGAAGACAAGTGGTACGACACAGGGGATATTGTGACGCTCGACGATACCGGCTTCATCACGATCAAGGGTCGAGCTAAACGGTTTGCCAAAGTGGGGGGGGAAATGGTTTCTCTCACCGCCGTGGAAACCTTTATCGCCGATCTTTGGCCCGGAGCCCATCATGCGGTCGTCTCCTTGCCGGATCCCAAAAAAGGCGAACAGTTGGTGTTGGTCACGGATTATCAGGAAGCTTCACGCGACGCAATCCAGAGGTATGCAAAAGACCAGGGGATCGGTGAAATCAATCTGCCCAAAGCTATCAAAGTCGTCGATACCGTCCCGGTACTGGGGACGGGAAAAACAGATTATGTAGGAATTAAGGCCATGGTTGAAAATAGAAATCTGTAA
- a CDS encoding ceramidase: MALRRRVEILLSLLAVSIIFALLADPIPQDVHYHHFADFQNYLGVPFCGNVFSNLPFLLIGTWGLLFTINNRDNREVFHDSREWINWAVAFFGIALVGPGSAYYHLAPDNATLLWDRLPIGIGFMGLYAAVISERVDTDLGLKLLPWLVALGIGTVLYWHFTEQAGSGDLRPYAVVQFFPLLTIPIMLHWFPGQYGHAHCLWKLILWYGFAKVLEHFDAGVYTLTGNLVSGHTLKHLAAAVGCYHLINYLSKRLTFSPQQRI; this comes from the coding sequence ATGGCTCTACGTCGCCGTGTTGAAATATTACTATCCCTGCTGGCTGTTAGTATCATCTTCGCCCTTCTGGCTGATCCCATTCCGCAAGACGTGCACTACCACCACTTTGCCGATTTCCAGAATTACCTGGGTGTGCCGTTTTGTGGAAACGTTTTTTCCAACCTGCCGTTCCTTTTGATCGGGACATGGGGATTACTGTTCACCATTAACAACCGGGATAACCGTGAAGTCTTTCACGATTCACGCGAATGGATCAACTGGGCCGTTGCGTTTTTTGGGATCGCCTTGGTTGGGCCGGGTTCCGCTTACTATCACCTGGCGCCGGATAATGCCACCCTGCTATGGGATCGGTTGCCTATAGGGATTGGATTCATGGGACTCTACGCTGCCGTGATTAGCGAGCGGGTGGATACCGATCTGGGTTTGAAGCTCTTGCCCTGGTTGGTGGCGTTGGGAATCGGGACGGTGTTGTACTGGCATTTCACCGAGCAGGCGGGAAGTGGGGATTTACGTCCCTATGCCGTTGTGCAGTTCTTCCCACTGCTGACCATTCCCATCATGCTGCACTGGTTTCCCGGTCAATACGGACACGCGCACTGTTTATGGAAGTTGATTCTCTGGTACGGCTTTGCGAAAGTGCTCGAACATTTCGACGCCGGTGTGTACACCCTGACAGGTAACCTCGTCAGCGGCCACACACTCAAACACCTTGCTGCAGCAGTTGGTTGTTATCACCTTATAAATTATCTGTCAAAGCGTCTCACATTCTCTCCGCAACAACGGATATAA
- a CDS encoding ParB/RepB/Spo0J family partition protein: MQLKPAEWPLETISIEELRPDPVTDFALSPVPHKLIESIRQMGVLTPLLACRQNDTVSVICGHRRLATAKDSGISTLPVRIAGSSLTPEEKLLLQLQDNRVHRSLSDIETGRALIRLSATDLDESEIIEHVLPLLDQQPSKKRLHDFLNAREFSKNLQITLHNLAIPLRTYSMLYPLSDADLDAIQHLLTVLQPGANKCRDLFELIGEIADRDAVTPVSLINDSAIQNALADQSLNPGDRYQAVHQHLFQKRFPTLSELRIEVRRSLSQMKLDGKVRIRVPEHFESGELKVEFSFHTHAEFIEKAECLFRASDSEALSDLLKIVQSPQSHTNKR; the protein is encoded by the coding sequence ATGCAACTCAAACCCGCCGAATGGCCTCTTGAAACGATTTCCATTGAGGAACTGCGCCCGGACCCGGTCACCGATTTTGCGCTGAGCCCGGTGCCGCACAAGCTGATCGAGTCAATCCGCCAGATGGGTGTCCTCACGCCGCTTCTGGCCTGCCGACAGAACGATACGGTCTCGGTGATCTGTGGGCACCGCCGACTGGCGACAGCAAAAGATTCGGGTATCTCCACCCTGCCGGTACGGATTGCAGGGAGTTCCCTCACCCCTGAAGAAAAACTGTTACTGCAACTTCAGGACAACCGGGTCCATCGGAGTCTGTCGGACATCGAAACCGGGCGTGCGCTCATTCGCCTGTCGGCAACTGATCTGGATGAAAGCGAAATCATTGAACATGTTTTGCCCCTGTTGGATCAGCAACCATCGAAAAAACGTCTGCACGATTTTTTAAACGCGCGGGAGTTTTCGAAAAATCTGCAGATCACCCTGCACAACCTGGCCATTCCGCTGCGGACCTATTCGATGCTGTACCCTTTAAGTGACGCAGACCTCGATGCCATCCAGCACCTGCTCACCGTTTTACAGCCCGGTGCCAACAAATGTCGCGACTTGTTTGAATTGATCGGAGAAATTGCCGACCGCGACGCGGTCACCCCGGTTTCCCTGATAAACGACTCCGCCATTCAAAACGCGCTTGCAGATCAGTCGCTGAATCCCGGCGACCGGTACCAGGCGGTTCACCAGCACCTCTTCCAGAAACGCTTCCCCACCCTTTCCGAATTGCGGATCGAAGTCCGCCGGTCTCTCAGCCAGATGAAACTCGACGGCAAGGTGCGCATCCGTGTGCCGGAGCATTTTGAATCGGGCGAGCTCAAGGTGGAATTCAGCTTCCACACCCACGCTGAGTTCATCGAAAAGGCCGAATGCCTGTTCCGTGCCTCCGATTCTGAAGCCCTCTCGGATCTCTTGAAAATAGTTCAATCCCCCCAAAGCCATACAAACAAACGCTGA